One genomic window of Cygnus atratus isolate AKBS03 ecotype Queensland, Australia chromosome 16, CAtr_DNAZoo_HiC_assembly, whole genome shotgun sequence includes the following:
- the ARFRP1 gene encoding ADP-ribosylation factor-related protein 1, whose amino-acid sequence MYTLLSGLYKYMFQRDEYCILILGLDNAGKTTFLEQTKTRFNKNYKGMSLSKITTTVGLNIGTIDVGKTRLMFWDLGGQEELQSLWDKYYAESHGVIYVIDSTDEERLSESKRAFEKMITSEALEGVPILVLANKQDVETCLSIPDIKTAFSDCINKIGKRDCLTQACSALTGKGVNEGIEWMVKCVVRNIHRPPRKKDIT is encoded by the exons ATGTATACTTTGCTGTCTGGGCTCTATAAATACATGTTCCAGAGGGATGAGTACTGCATCTTGATCCTTGGTTTGGACAATGCTGGTAAAACA ACATTTCTTGAACAAACTAAAACTCGATTTAACAAGAACTACAAAGGGATGAGTTTATCCAAAATCACAACCACTGTAGGCTTAAACA TTGGTACTATTGATGTTGGCAAAACTCGGCTAATGTTTTGGGATCTGGGAGGCCAGGAGGAGCTACAGTCTCTTTGGGACAAG TATTACGCTGAATCTCATGGAGTGATCTATGTCATTGACTCCACTGATGAGGAGAGGCTCTCAGAATCTAAAAGAGCTTTTG AGAAGATGATTACTAGTGAAGCTCTGGAAGGAGTTCCCATTCTGGTGTTGGCTAACAAGCAGGATGTAGAG ACTTGTCTGTCAATACCTGACATCAAGACAGCATTTAGTGACTGCATTAACAAAATTGGGAAGAGAGACTGCCTGACACAAGCCTGTTCTGCTCTTACTGG CAAAGGAGTGAACGAGGGAATTGAATGGATGGTGAAGTGTGTGGTGAGGAACATTCACCGACCTCCAAGAAAGAAGGACATAACGTAA